Genomic DNA from Caloenas nicobarica isolate bCalNic1 chromosome 3, bCalNic1.hap1, whole genome shotgun sequence:
CAAGAGTATCTTGGATTGTTTCAAATTAAGGGCAGCTCCCTGAGTTCtcatctgtttcttcttcagttttggGAATATTGCCTTGAGAGCTCTCCTTATGTAACTTGTGCCTCGTGCTCTTGACACCCAGCTAATCCAGTCTTCATTTTAGTACAGAAGGAGCTGTCATGCACTACACAGCACGTATGGTACAGGGAGTTCTGCACATTAGGAGCAAACTTTATGTAAAAGCTGATGCTATAGTGTCTTTTGTCTGAAGCAACATCCAGACTGAAACATGGACGTTTGGGAGCTCAGTGTTTCCTGGGTTTTGCAGCTCTGCGTCTCTCCCACATTTGTAGTGCTGTGTGTCCCCTCTGCAGTGTGCTGTCTCCATCCTTGTGCCAGTCCCACAAAAACCAcagcatttatattttaaagtggCAATTTTTGTTCCCTGTCTCACTCAATAAGTGTAGATCCAGAACGGAGTTTTAGGAAAACAATATTAATTAAGCTGCTACATCTTTGCCACCTACCTTCTCAAAGACCGGGAAGTATCTGTTTGTGGCCTTGTCCAAAATAGTAGCTAATTGTTGCTCCTTTTTATCTGCTGGTCCGTAATCATAGGTTATGATTAACTCATTCAGATCAAATAATCCTTCCACGTACATATCAATTCTGAAATGAAGAGATCCAGCTGGTCAAGTCAAACACAGGAGGTCTGAATGGCACGACATCTACCAGCAATAACCCCACTGAGATGCTGGGAACTCTCCACCTCTTCTATCCAGCATGCACAGCTTGGAGCAGTTCCCCCCGAGTGCAGTAGCTTCAGGGGAAAAGTGGGAGTGTGGTAAAAGACAAGTGCAAATTGCCTCACCAAAAACAAAAGGACTGCACCACGTCCATTTTTCACTACGAGTGATACTTCTCTGTATTAAGTGGGTTTCTTTGAACCCAAGTACAAAAGTGGCATGTGTGTCATCCAAACTTGTGTTAAAAGTCCAATCGGACACGGTAAGTTACACAGTAGGTCTATACAGTTCCTGAAAAAGAtcctaaaatatgtttttctgtgctaattaagttgaggcatttaaaaatacttcaagtcAAACCATGTGCCTTAAGAGTCCTATCCTTTAATCAGCAGTTAATAATTCTAATTGTGATTCCTGGTTGTTATTAGAGAGAGGGTTTTTGTTTCCATCAAAGACATTTCTCTGAACCTGATGTGGTGAAAATCCCTGCTGCTGACAACTGCAGGAGAAAACGCAAAGTTGTGTCAGGGAGACAGTCTGCCCTCTGCACTCCCGACTGCTTTCTTCTGATGACTGTATTGACCTTGGGCCTCCACGAACTCCCTTGCTGCATCTTGCCTATCTAATCGAGCTGCTGTTGCAACATCACCTGGAGCCACAGTCAGCACGTGCCACGTGAAAAACTGTTGTATCACCCTGAATCTCACTGCGAGCTGGGATATTCCTGTGTTACGCAGAGAGGTAGGATGGACTGTAGTCTAACAAAGGCGGTACTGCTACCGTACAGGGCTCTCTCCTTCAGGTCCTTCCCGTAGAGGTTGTACTTTGCTGCTATGTAGTTGAGGATGGCTCTGGTCTGCACCATCTTCATCCCATCCATCTCCACCATGGGCACTTGCTGAAACAGCAGGAATCCATCTAGGGCAAAGGGGACAAGACAAGGAGACATTCAGTCTGTGAGTGAGAACCATTAGTGGATGTTTGGCAAAGTAACCACACatactattttttatttagaatcatagactcatttaggttggaaaagacccttaagatcattgagtccagccattacCCTAGAACTGAAGTATGTTTTCTGTCTATGCTTTGGTAAGTATTATGGAAATCTGTACTATTTAAAGGCTTGACAACATATGATGAGaatataaatgcatataatAATATCTTTGTGACTGGGTGGATGATGCCATCTAAcgctgcagggagcagctgtgATACCCCATGTACAATCTAgtctagtttttctttttaagagacATAAGACGCCGTAGGCTTTTTAAGACAAGCTACTGTTcttgttattaaaaattattaacaagTGAAGAAAACTTACCCTTCCTTAACTTTGTCAGATCAtcctttgttttcataaaacatTCTTCAAACTGcaggaaatacagaagaaaagtcGTGTTGTCACTGCATGTTTCATGTTTTATCAATAGCTTCTGCTTTGCATGAGACAGTGAAGGCACAAAGAGCTGTGTCTGGGGGAAGcaatagctttaaaaatctattttgccTCTGTCACattgtctcctcttccttctcccatgTGGTTCATATTTTTGTGCAGGTAAGATTTCTCTAAAGCTAAGGTGACTGAAAGGCACAAACCCCTGTCTGCCAAACAAACGAGGACCACGCCGCTTCTGTTGTCAGTGCCGGCAAGAGACAGTGTAGGCAGAGGAGGGGATAAGTAAATTCACACTGCAACAGCAGCACTGTGTTATAGGTCCTTGGCCACAAGCTGGCAAATGGACGGACAAAGAGAAGAGATGATGTGCCCCATGCGGCTTTCTGCACAGTGCCCATCACCATGACAAAACCTCACAGCTCTTAAATCACTCCCTCTCCCATTTAATATCAGAAACTGTAAGAGGTAAAAAGAATTAGTGGTGTTTTTTATGATATGCAATAACTTCAGGGATGAGCTATATGTTAATAGGCATAATaattttttgctattttgaaCACCAGGATTTAATTGGAGGCCTTCAGAGTTAAAAGTCCTGGACGCTTGTGATCAGAAGTTAAGCAGCCAGGTTCTTCTTCTATGGTTATAACTTTTTTCTGTCACTAGCTACAGGGGAGAGGCATTTATGGTGCTACCAGTAGGGTTGGCACATGATGCTTGGAAGTGAAACGGGAACCCTAAGCCCTCCTGCTTACAAGTAAGCTGGTGGTCATCGTTGGCTTGGTCAGCAATGCCCTAAATACAGAGCTTAAAACTTCTGGTCACTCACATTTTTTATATGGAACAGTGAAAAGATGTATTTGTCACACACTCcgagaataaaaaagaaagacaaacctCCACCCCGGCTGCTTCCAGTAACCATCGTATCGGCTCCATTCGGCCTCGTGTGCTGACATAGTGCAGCTTGGGTTTCGCAGCCATGTTTCTATGTGCCTGATTTCCTACGGTTTGAAATAAAGAAGTaagatttgcaaaataaagattCAGAATGCTGCTTTTGAGTCTCTAACTAGTTCTTAAGCATTGTTCAAAGTTGCCTTGTTTGAAACCAATTTATGGTCCAAGACTCTCTTCAATTTAGTATAGTACAAAACTATACTGAGATGCTACTTGTCATTTTGCCTTAAGATGTCTTTTATGTGAGTAGTTTAGCTAAGCAGAACTCTGAGATTGGCCCGtgtcagaaaacaagcaaatgaaaacttCCTGGCATCCCAAAGCGTTCTGCTCTGACCAAAAAGCAGGGTATGCGAGATACGCTGCTCTGTTTATTTTGGCATTATCTCAGGATACAGTTTACTGTTTAATCAGGTATACAATATAAAATCAGCAAttgctgtgttttctccagTAGTTATTATGCTGCATTATAAAGTGATATAAGggattgggggtttttttatgccATTGTAAGCATTCGATCTCATTTGCAACACTCCCTCCTCCTCTTATTTCTTTgggcaggacccggcacttggccttgttaaacctcagacaactggcctcagccccaCGATCCaactggtccagatccctctgtatggccttcctaccctccagcagatcaacactcccacccaatttggtttcatctgcaaatttactaagggtgcactcaatcccctcactcagataattgataaagagattaaacagaactgggcCCCGTACTGATCCCCGGGGAACAacactcgtgaccggccaccaactggatttggctccattcaccacaactcctTTGGCCCAGccacccagccagttctttacccagcacTACAAGGACAGGCCAGCATcagcagaaagaacaaattTCCCTGACCTCTCCCTGAAGCAGAGGTAGAGCCCATAAGGACGAGCCCAGCCAGAGCCCTGCTTGCCAGAGCTCACCGCTCCACTCCCAACAGCCAGGAAAGCTGAAGAGCAGAGCAAGTGTCAGTGGAAAAAAGTTCAGATATCAACATAACTTGTACTTGTTCATCACAGTTCTGTGTGGGGACTGGCCAAGGCTTGAGTCTTCTTGCTCGGGTACGAAAAAGCTTACATTTTCCCGGAACTGCACTGCTTAAGGACTGAACGCTTACACAGGGTGGCAAAGTACTTTGGTGACACTATTAGTGCTCTGCCAGGAATACCCCTTTGTAAAGCAATGAGCCATAAAAGAGTAGCCAAGCTGGTAAATGATCTTTGTTAAACAGCAACGCTGGAcctgaaaagaaattacaaactTTCTTGACGTTCTAGCGGATCTGACCTTCCTTGGACCTCAGCCAGGTAGTTGCCAGAGTAACGGCTACCGCTGTGATCACTGTATTAAAAGGTCCCTTTGTCCAAAATCATTCAGGCACCAGCCTTCCAATGAGAAACAAGGTAAGTGAAATTAACGGCAAGCTCATAACTGGCTGCAAGATCTTAAACATCCTTCCTAACTGGACGTGGACCCCAAAGCAGCTCCTTGCACCACTCTGCTCCTCACACACAGTGCCCTTCCAGCACAGCCCTCGCACTGCGCTGGGCCCGGCTCGCTCTCCAGACACTCTTCAGACTAATTGCTAATCAGCGTGTGGTTCCTACCAGGATCCAGGCCAAGTCTGGGCTCGAAAAGCCTTCCTTCCACCCCCTGGGCTACGAGGAGCGTTTGAACGAGGTGAACGGCCAATTCCCCCGAGAGATGTTTAAACCTTTCACTCCAACCAGCAGCTCGGGTTCAGATGCCCCGCTGATCGCACCCAGAGCCAGACACAACCCCGCTCCGCGCACGCCCACCCCCCGGCCTGGGCTCCTGCTGCCGGGGACCAGGTGGCGTCACCCCGCACGCCCACCCCGGCCAGCGCCGCACGACGCCCAAGGGCCTTCCCGAAGCAAAGGCCGCTCTGCCACGGACCCGCCTTCCGCCCTCCCGCCAGGGGCCCGGCTGGCGGACGCAGCCCCGGCAGGCGGGCTCCGACCCCTGCGCGGCTGGCCCGGGAGGACAGGCAGCccggccctgccctgccctccttccctccacacCGCGCCACGGCGCGAATCGCTCCCGCGGCTCCGCAGAGGCGGCAGCGCACGGCCCCGCGGCCGGCGGTCAGCCCGGGGAGCAGCTGCCCGCCCTGCGCCCCCGCCACGGGCCGCGCTTCGCAGCAGCAATTCACAGCGGGGCCacctccgccgccgcccccaTCCGTCCCGCGGAGCCGCCGACCCCCGCAgcagccccccgcccgccgctggCAGCACCCACCGCACCACCGCCTGAGCTCCGGCTCCACCAACTCCCCGCCCGCTGCGCGACCCAAGCCCCGGCCCGCCGAGCAGTGGCCGCCCCGCCCCTCAGCGGCcccgctgctgctcccagcGGCGGCGCAGCCTGCCCGCCCCCGCCCTCCCAAAGGCCCGGCGACCGCGGCCTCGCGGAATCGTGCaatagtttggcttggaaggggcccttaaagaccatctagtccatcCCCCCTGCCGCAGTAAATGTCAAAATGACCTAGTGATTCCTGTTGCTGGCCACATGAGCTGCCTCATGGTACTGGTAAGAATGTCCCGAGTCTCTTTGAAGAAACACAGACTTACTGATAAATcgtggactgaaggacaagagGATGGCAGAGTGAGGGGGATAAACAGAAACGTCAGCAAAAACCAGAAGACCGGCGATTTTTTCCTACGAAGACCCCCGGGTTCAGATAAAGGACAcactgaggaagagaagagccTGCATCCTTGCGACCACCAGATGGGGAAAGAAGACCCTGTGTGTGTGTCGAGTGAGTTCATCTATCACACTGCCACGAGCAGGGCCATCGTCAACtagatcgggttgctcagagccccgtccagcccggccttggatgtttccagcgatggggcatctaccacctctctgggcaacctgggccagtgatTCGCCACCCTTACTGTAAAATTTCGCCAAGGGCCAGTGTCCCGCAGTTAAACCGCATCTCTAAGTCCTGCAAGCGTAGCTGAGGGAAAAGCCACCTCAGCCTTGTCCCCGAAGGCTTGTGAAGCGACTTTCTCCGTGGGGCTGGCTTGGAGGCGAGCGGGGTGCTGCGGCTGCACCTCAGAGGGACACGGCAGCCAGGGCACggggggctggagaaaggaTTTGAGGCCCCCGAGATGGCGCGAGGGGGTCACAGGGATGACGTGACTGGGGAAGGGGCCTGGGCCACAGCCCCTGTGCAAGGGTTGCCAAGCTGCCGGCGTGCCAGGGACTCTGGCTCCGCGTGGCCAAAGGCTGGGGTGTGCGTGAGGGCTCCTAAAACCAGCTGGCTGTGCAGGGGCCCACACAGCAGAGAGTTGGCAGCCGTGGCCAAAGTTTCTGCCCTGAGTTTCTGACAGTGCCCAGCAGCTGCAAGTGCTGCCTGAATGCTTCGGTGAGGCAAGAGGGAAACAGCTCTTGCAACAACGCTGAGTAATATGTGCTCTGCTGCGGAAAAAcattgtgttttttcctttcttgctgctAAAAACTGGCCCAGCTGCATGACATTGCTTATAAAGAAACTGTTGGCGTTAGCAAGAGTTTTAGTGCCCTGAGTTTGCCCAGCCTGAAACCGCCAGTACTAGACCATTAGTTGGTTTTAGGGCACTGGCTGTTGCACTTACATACTTGGTTGATTTGGTCTTAAATAATACACATATTTATGCGTTCAACTGTCTTGCTATCCTCTCAGTAGTAGAGCTTTGATAGAAGTGATTATAAGGTACAACTCACATGCAACTTATAAGCTCTCTTCATTTTCCAGCAGCTCTTGGGAATGCCAGAAAGACAGAACCAGGGAACCCCTAGGTGTGTAAGTAGCAGCAAGAAGTCATGGAACAACCTGGTCTTCATTGCCAATAGTAAGACTTTATTTCAGGTATTCTCTTAAGTAATTTAAGACATTTTTGTTGTCCAGTGTACCCCCTAATTCAGTGAACTATTTCATTTGCTGGCATGCTCACGCAGATTTATATTGGAAGTGTTTGCGGTAGGCTAAAATCAGTGCTGTacctaaggaaaaagaa
This window encodes:
- the LOC135987518 gene encoding glutathione S-transferase-like, whose protein sequence is MAAKPKLHYVSTRGRMEPIRWLLEAAGVEFEECFMKTKDDLTKLRKDGFLLFQQVPMVEMDGMKMVQTRAILNYIAAKYNLYGKDLKERALIDMYVEGLFDLNELIITYDYGPADKKEQQLATILDKATNRYFPVFEKVLKEHGQDFLVGNRFSRADVQLLEILLMAEECKPDILAQFPLLQSFKARISSVPTIKKFLQPGSQRKPPPRQEDVADILKIFY